The Nitratidesulfovibrio sp. SRB-5 genome includes a window with the following:
- a CDS encoding glycosyltransferase, whose translation MQELVEHKAAALAAEAERSMARGDVQAASALAARALSLHAGQPLALAVRERIAALAAPGYSVVIPTCNRLDILQRCLHCLERQTLPRDRFEVIVVDDASTDGTADFLAGHHPPFTLRTIAMPRRGGPGKARNAGIRAARGDIVHFLNDDALIEPHVFALHATLHEALADTPVSVLGRFDFAPPFTDTLWGYTLQHGDLLFRYPTFTHNGLHGHTSYYTCNISTPRQQLVQAGLFDEAFTGGQWGAEDMEFGMRLAALPVPVLFRDDSRSVHVHDVGVEGLARTALVRGGGAVWLFAKHGGSPHYARIGARDVAYWRNLPTRVTERMRELHAVLARTEDLRPAPDPVTATAPEGTTAPYLRREDHDDMHRLCLGLWPLRTRELLQVIDGVERMVLDVLHAAERGATMQECAARLYPAQLFIRFFHDTIGVCGVDTIRRFCPDAPPLPNLDGTRGAAPDAAPGETTNGTPNGTPNGTTDDMAQPCAAPPRAGKRVLLACNFFWPSVGGTELFIETLGLHLRAQGHHVEVACRWQENRASEVRHGMPIHAFRCHGKFTDPTMGPDTERYRALVRNGGYDAVIVLAHPDNWACHLLAGLPQPHPRIIMLPSINAENMEHWAERGVLDDIARTLRAADVCVAVSENGHDSRLFTELGVPQAFVPHAMDPAPAPWDMRARLGLPRDVPLLACVGNFWPVKNQLALLRRLADAPPDALSDGTPDWRLVLAGGALPWEKERRYFEECWQLARQNPRVRMLGPLPPEEATALIRDADLLLVPSQGESAGPLVVLEAMALGSPWVATPQCNAVHDEGGGVIAPLEDFPRVIGRLLARPDLADELARNGRAHWERCFRWATVAPLFDALVRNGSIPAGARMPDDLRTARQQLADAVLGV comes from the coding sequence ATGCAGGAACTCGTCGAACACAAGGCCGCCGCGCTGGCGGCGGAAGCCGAACGCAGCATGGCGCGCGGCGACGTGCAGGCCGCCAGCGCCCTGGCTGCGCGGGCCTTGTCCCTGCACGCTGGCCAGCCCCTGGCGCTGGCCGTGCGTGAACGCATCGCCGCGCTTGCCGCGCCGGGCTATTCCGTGGTCATTCCCACCTGCAACCGGCTGGACATCCTGCAACGCTGCCTGCACTGCCTGGAACGGCAAACCCTGCCCCGCGACCGGTTCGAGGTGATCGTGGTGGACGACGCCTCCACCGACGGGACCGCAGATTTCCTGGCCGGGCACCACCCGCCGTTCACCCTTCGGACCATCGCCATGCCCAGGCGGGGCGGACCGGGCAAGGCGCGCAATGCGGGCATCCGCGCGGCGCGGGGCGACATCGTGCATTTTCTCAACGATGATGCGCTGATAGAGCCCCACGTGTTTGCCCTGCACGCCACCCTGCACGAGGCCCTGGCCGACACGCCCGTTTCCGTGCTGGGCCGGTTCGACTTCGCCCCGCCCTTCACCGACACCCTGTGGGGCTACACCCTGCAACACGGCGACCTGCTGTTCCGCTACCCCACGTTCACCCACAACGGGCTGCACGGGCACACCTCGTACTATACCTGCAACATCAGCACGCCCCGGCAGCAGTTGGTGCAGGCCGGGCTTTTCGACGAGGCGTTCACCGGCGGCCAGTGGGGCGCGGAGGACATGGAGTTCGGCATGCGCCTGGCCGCGCTGCCGGTGCCGGTGCTGTTCCGCGACGACAGCCGCTCGGTCCACGTGCACGACGTGGGCGTGGAGGGGCTGGCGCGCACCGCGCTGGTGCGGGGCGGCGGGGCGGTGTGGCTGTTCGCCAAGCACGGCGGCTCGCCCCACTACGCCCGCATCGGCGCGCGCGACGTGGCCTACTGGCGCAACCTGCCCACCCGCGTGACCGAACGCATGCGCGAACTGCACGCGGTGCTGGCCCGGACGGAAGACCTGCGGCCCGCGCCGGACCCCGTCACGGCCACCGCTCCGGAGGGTACCACGGCCCCTTACCTGCGCCGCGAAGACCACGACGACATGCACCGCCTCTGCCTGGGGCTGTGGCCACTGCGCACGCGCGAACTGCTTCAGGTCATCGACGGGGTGGAACGCATGGTCCTGGATGTCCTGCACGCCGCCGAACGCGGCGCGACCATGCAGGAATGCGCGGCCCGGCTGTACCCCGCGCAACTGTTCATCCGCTTCTTTCACGACACCATCGGCGTGTGCGGAGTGGACACCATCCGCAGGTTCTGCCCCGACGCCCCGCCCCTTCCGAATCTGGATGGCACGCGGGGTGCCGCGCCGGATGCCGCGCCGGGCGAAACGACGAACGGAACGCCAAACGGAACGCCAAACGGAACGACGGACGACATGGCGCAGCCCTGCGCCGCGCCGCCCCGCGCGGGCAAGCGCGTGCTGCTGGCCTGCAACTTCTTCTGGCCTTCGGTGGGGGGCACCGAACTGTTCATCGAAACCCTGGGCCTGCACCTGCGCGCACAGGGGCACCATGTGGAAGTCGCCTGCCGCTGGCAGGAGAACCGGGCCTCGGAAGTGCGCCACGGCATGCCCATCCACGCCTTTCGCTGCCACGGCAAGTTCACGGACCCCACCATGGGGCCGGACACGGAACGGTACCGCGCCCTGGTCCGCAACGGCGGCTACGACGCGGTCATCGTGCTGGCCCACCCGGACAACTGGGCCTGCCATTTGCTGGCGGGCCTGCCGCAGCCGCACCCGCGCATCATCATGCTGCCCAGCATCAACGCCGAAAACATGGAACACTGGGCTGAGCGCGGCGTTCTGGACGACATTGCCCGCACCCTGCGCGCCGCCGACGTCTGCGTGGCCGTTTCGGAAAACGGGCATGACAGCCGCCTGTTCACCGAGCTTGGCGTGCCGCAGGCCTTTGTCCCGCATGCCATGGACCCCGCTCCCGCGCCATGGGACATGCGCGCGCGCCTGGGCCTGCCACGCGACGTGCCCCTGCTGGCCTGCGTGGGCAACTTCTGGCCGGTGAAAAACCAGCTGGCCCTGCTGCGCCGCCTGGCCGACGCCCCCCCCGATGCCCTCTCTGACGGCACCCCGGACTGGCGGCTGGTGCTGGCCGGGGGGGCCCTGCCGTGGGAAAAGGAACGCCGCTACTTCGAGGAATGCTGGCAACTGGCACGGCAGAACCCGCGCGTGCGCATGCTGGGCCCCCTGCCGCCGGAAGAGGCCACCGCGCTCATCCGCGACGCCGACCTGCTGCTGGTGCCCTCGCAGGGCGAAAGCGCGGGGCCGCTGGTGGTGCTGGAGGCCATGGCCCTTGGCTCCCCGTGGGTGGCCACGCCGCAATGCAACGCGGTGCACGACGAAGGCGGCGGCGTCATCGCCCCGCTGGAGGACTTTCCCCGCGTGATCGGGCGGTTGCTGGCCCGACCGGACCTGGCGGACGAACTGGCCCGCAACGGTCGCGCGCACTGGGAACGCTGCTTCCGCTGGGCCACGGTGGCCCCGCTGTTCGACGCGCTGGTGCGCAACGGCTCCATCCCCGCCGGGGCACGCATGCCCGACGACCTGCGCACTGCACGGCAGCAACTGGCGGATGCGGTGCTGGGAGTGTGA
- a CDS encoding NTP transferase domain-containing protein, translated as MYAVILAAGVGTRLGRPFPKSLSVLPTGERILGRQIRLLREAGITKVIVVVGFKMSLIMEEYPDVLYCYNPVYYVTNTSKSLLHCLSRLDEDVLWMNGDVVFDGDILPEVMARAGENLVCVDKKRCAEEEVKYRVDGTGNIAEISKTVANPQGEAVGINMISRADLPAFVDALQRCDDMDYFEKGMELCLREGVAWKPHDISAYRCIEVDFLEDWQQVQATFANG; from the coding sequence ATGTACGCCGTCATTCTTGCCGCGGGGGTCGGGACACGCCTTGGCCGCCCGTTCCCGAAGTCGCTGTCGGTGCTGCCCACGGGCGAACGCATCCTCGGCCGCCAGATACGCCTGCTGCGCGAGGCGGGCATCACCAAGGTCATCGTGGTCGTGGGGTTCAAGATGTCCCTGATCATGGAGGAGTACCCGGACGTATTGTACTGCTACAACCCGGTGTACTACGTGACCAACACCTCCAAGAGCCTGCTGCACTGCCTGTCCCGCCTGGACGAGGACGTGCTGTGGATGAACGGTGACGTGGTGTTCGACGGCGACATCCTGCCCGAGGTGATGGCAAGGGCCGGAGAGAACCTGGTGTGCGTGGACAAGAAGCGCTGTGCCGAAGAAGAGGTGAAGTACCGCGTGGACGGCACGGGCAACATCGCGGAAATATCCAAGACCGTGGCCAACCCGCAGGGCGAGGCCGTGGGCATCAACATGATTTCCCGCGCCGACCTGCCCGCCTTCGTGGATGCGCTGCAACGCTGCGACGACATGGACTACTTCGAAAAGGGCATGGAGCTGTGCCTGCGCGAAGGCGTGGCGTGGAAGCCCCACGACATTTCGGCGTACCGCTGCATCGAAGTGGACTTTCTGGAAGACTGGCAGCAGGTGCAGGCCACCTTCGCCAACGGGTAA
- a CDS encoding CDP-glycerol glycerophosphotransferase family protein — MLATDGKKGPANRPKVVFAGKMGGLLNVKYAFLQAVAADYGFDPLLAADPGDDHKQLREAGLPVLARCTPADLEDAAAIVLDDFVDNTALKQMPLPRVPVIQLWHGVPLKKIGFPEISSAVNMTPEKAAWLTRRYSGYASVPSTSPWMTEQLFSRVFQADAFPELGFARNDVLLRAPGRNDMLGADVDLYAHVARHRKAGGKVVVYMPTFRDTGGSFLEDGIIAPLFINAFCVRHNIIFLAKFHHLVRVESFRKLQGFIVHDSASDIYPLLPMADALITDYSSIYFDFMLLDKPLIFFPYDKEKYISRDRELFYDYASMTPGLHVRSQEELASAILRTAMHGEDPHAEARRGLRDTVFARVDAQSAHRVCKHIKDLVTSNKEC; from the coding sequence ATGCTCGCGACAGACGGAAAGAAAGGCCCGGCCAATCGCCCCAAGGTGGTCTTTGCCGGAAAGATGGGCGGCCTTCTCAACGTCAAATATGCCTTCCTGCAAGCGGTTGCCGCCGACTACGGCTTCGACCCCCTGCTGGCGGCGGACCCCGGCGACGACCACAAGCAACTGCGAGAGGCGGGCCTGCCCGTGCTTGCCCGCTGCACCCCCGCCGACCTGGAGGACGCCGCCGCCATCGTGCTGGACGACTTCGTGGACAACACGGCCCTGAAGCAGATGCCCCTGCCCCGCGTGCCCGTGATCCAGCTGTGGCACGGGGTACCCCTGAAAAAAATCGGCTTCCCGGAAATTTCTTCCGCCGTGAACATGACACCGGAAAAGGCCGCCTGGCTCACCCGGCGGTACTCCGGCTATGCCTCCGTCCCGTCCACTTCACCCTGGATGACCGAGCAGCTGTTCTCCAGGGTATTCCAGGCGGATGCCTTTCCGGAGCTGGGCTTCGCGCGCAACGACGTGCTCCTGCGTGCCCCCGGCCGCAACGACATGCTGGGCGCGGACGTGGACCTGTATGCCCACGTGGCGCGCCACCGCAAGGCGGGCGGCAAGGTGGTGGTGTACATGCCCACCTTCCGCGACACGGGCGGCTCGTTTCTGGAAGACGGCATCATCGCCCCCCTGTTCATCAACGCCTTCTGCGTTCGCCACAACATCATATTCCTCGCCAAGTTCCACCATCTCGTCAGGGTGGAGTCCTTCCGCAAGTTGCAGGGCTTCATCGTGCACGACAGCGCGAGCGACATCTATCCCCTGCTGCCCATGGCCGATGCGCTGATAACGGACTACTCCTCCATATACTTCGACTTCATGCTGCTGGACAAACCGCTGATCTTCTTTCCCTACGACAAGGAAAAGTACATCTCGCGCGACAGGGAACTCTTCTACGACTACGCCTCCATGACACCGGGGCTGCACGTCCGTTCGCAGGAAGAACTCGCTTCCGCCATCCTTCGCACCGCCATGCACGGGGAAGACCCGCATGCCGAAGCCAGGCGCGGGTTGCGGGACACCGTCTTCGCACGGGTCGACGCCCAGTCGGCCCACCGCGTGTGCAAGCACATCAAGGACCTGGTAACCAGTAACAAGGAGTGTTGA
- a CDS encoding class I SAM-dependent methyltransferase, producing the protein MTQDCSTPNGNMAGAPRHAASSDAHPGDATHPLLAWLATQRAQDGMLLLGDARPFFHDEATYTAHHGEDPAPFDTGQGLAALLRGTGADMSAPALEIGCGFGYLSLGLAKENPFPLLLLTDTSPGFLRILGQRLDAHGVAWRADDNAPAAPGMTIPGMAGSDMSGPGTVRLGILSGDAMQEIPDASLSCIAMRATLHHVADVDAFLAQAARVLRPGGHLVFEEPCREALLLMGVLVAQMPELAAARGVEVTPRQLELIDLFRRMVEFYCRQDIDKSTAEDKHLFHPVEIAARCRAHGFDTAVYANTTLASLKYLHGESPLPPTFFHDSTRTYIGEVCRMPELVPLFDATIAASCAYIDDCSRGGRGPHYISVFDARRV; encoded by the coding sequence ATGACACAGGATTGCAGCACCCCGAACGGCAATATGGCGGGCGCCCCCCGCCACGCGGCATCCTCTGACGCACATCCCGGCGACGCCACGCATCCCCTTCTTGCCTGGCTGGCCACCCAGCGCGCCCAGGACGGCATGCTGCTGCTGGGCGATGCCCGCCCGTTCTTTCACGACGAGGCCACCTACACCGCCCACCACGGCGAAGACCCCGCCCCCTTCGACACGGGGCAGGGGCTGGCGGCCCTGCTGCGGGGCACGGGCGCGGACATGTCCGCCCCAGCGCTGGAGATAGGCTGCGGCTTCGGCTATCTCAGCCTGGGGCTGGCCAAGGAAAATCCCTTTCCGCTGTTGCTGCTTACCGATACCTCGCCGGGCTTCCTGCGCATTCTGGGCCAGCGGCTGGATGCCCACGGCGTGGCATGGCGGGCGGACGACAACGCCCCTGCCGCCCCCGGCATGACCATTCCCGGCATGGCTGGCTCCGACATGTCCGGCCCCGGCACCGTCCGGCTGGGCATCCTGTCCGGCGACGCCATGCAGGAAATCCCCGACGCCAGCCTGTCGTGCATCGCCATGCGCGCCACCCTGCACCACGTGGCCGATGTGGACGCCTTTCTGGCCCAGGCCGCGCGGGTGCTGCGCCCCGGCGGGCATCTGGTGTTCGAGGAACCCTGCCGCGAGGCCCTGCTGCTGATGGGCGTGCTGGTGGCCCAGATGCCGGAGCTGGCCGCCGCGCGCGGGGTGGAGGTGACCCCGCGCCAACTGGAACTGATCGACCTGTTCCGGCGCATGGTGGAATTCTACTGCCGCCAGGACATCGACAAGAGCACGGCGGAAGACAAGCACCTGTTCCACCCCGTGGAAATCGCCGCGCGCTGCCGGGCGCACGGATTCGACACCGCCGTCTACGCCAACACCACCCTGGCCTCGCTGAAGTACCTGCACGGCGAATCGCCCCTGCCGCCCACCTTCTTCCACGACTCCACCCGCACCTACATAGGCGAGGTGTGCCGCATGCCGGAGCTGGTCCCCCTGTTCGACGCCACCATCGCCGCATCGTGCGCCTACATCGACGACTGCTCGCGCGGGGGGCGGGGGCCGCACTACATCAGCGTGTTCGACGCGCGGCGGGTGTAG
- a CDS encoding radical SAM protein translates to MGDLALPHILPRVRDARREARKYANFLLALRARRAGAARVAHHPFDLTVDCATLCQLHCPYCAVGNATIRRGRSLMDAALHERLAADVAPDLFLAWYFSAGEPLLHPRLHEHLARTAGEEAFTVVSTNLSVPLSPARQEALLRSGLGMLSASVDGASAATYAQYRRGGDFGLVMDNLAGLARRKRKMGLQFPLLEWRFLLFAHNQHEVDAARAMATDMGLDLLEFFPGYALPPGDPGEQGVHPMTIPMPQRPISGPAYEAGLTRRETLVQRLAADGMPPAPAPVDTAEDTAGDTAEGRGAEGRGGKDKPRRRCDWLYYSGMIYPDGAFGPCCVATDADDDFTRLDAHPDFGAAWNAPAFLRTRAAFAAGDGGNGRNSGVDHAPASDVSGTGGTAGTVCDRCPLPVAQELQFVQKVRAILRNAPDWVVRILAAAPGEFFLPADQRRLPVELAALHHPEARALPSDPDALARLRALAAAHPDPALARCADILEHGHA, encoded by the coding sequence GTGGGTGACCTGGCCCTGCCGCACATCCTGCCCCGCGTGCGCGATGCCCGGCGCGAGGCGCGCAAGTACGCCAACTTCCTGCTGGCCCTGCGCGCCCGCCGCGCCGGGGCCGCGCGCGTGGCGCACCACCCCTTCGACCTCACCGTGGACTGCGCCACCCTGTGCCAGTTGCACTGCCCGTACTGCGCCGTGGGCAACGCCACCATCCGCCGGGGCCGGTCCCTGATGGACGCGGCCCTGCACGAACGGCTGGCCGCAGACGTGGCCCCGGACCTGTTCCTGGCCTGGTACTTCAGCGCCGGAGAACCGCTGCTGCACCCGCGCCTGCACGAGCACCTGGCCCGCACCGCCGGCGAAGAGGCGTTCACCGTGGTTTCCACCAACCTCAGCGTGCCCCTGTCACCGGCCCGGCAGGAGGCGCTGCTGCGTTCCGGCCTCGGCATGCTCAGCGCATCGGTGGACGGGGCCAGCGCGGCGACCTATGCCCAATACCGGCGCGGGGGCGACTTCGGGCTGGTCATGGACAACCTGGCGGGACTGGCCCGGCGCAAGCGGAAAATGGGCCTGCAATTCCCCCTGCTGGAATGGCGCTTTCTGCTGTTTGCCCACAACCAGCACGAGGTGGACGCAGCCCGCGCCATGGCCACGGACATGGGGCTGGACCTGCTGGAATTCTTTCCCGGCTACGCCCTGCCCCCCGGCGACCCCGGCGAGCAGGGGGTGCACCCCATGACCATCCCCATGCCGCAGCGGCCCATTTCCGGCCCGGCGTACGAGGCGGGCCTGACCCGGCGCGAAACGCTGGTGCAACGGCTGGCGGCGGACGGCATGCCGCCCGCACCCGCCCCCGTGGATACTGCGGAAGACACTGCGGGGGACACTGCGGAAGGCCGTGGGGCAGAAGGGCGCGGCGGAAAGGACAAGCCCCGCCGCCGCTGCGACTGGCTGTACTACAGCGGCATGATCTACCCGGACGGCGCGTTCGGGCCGTGCTGCGTGGCCACCGACGCCGACGACGACTTCACCCGGCTGGACGCGCACCCCGACTTCGGCGCGGCGTGGAACGCCCCGGCCTTTCTCCGCACCCGCGCGGCCTTTGCGGCGGGCGATGGCGGCAACGGAAGGAATAGCGGCGTCGACCACGCTCCGGCGTCCGATGTTTCCGGCACCGGCGGCACGGCAGGCACGGTCTGCGACCGCTGCCCCCTGCCTGTGGCGCAGGAACTGCAATTCGTGCAGAAGGTGCGCGCCATCCTGCGCAACGCACCGGACTGGGTGGTGCGCATCCTGGCCGCCGCACCGGGCGAATTCTTCCTGCCCGCCGACCAGCGCCGCCTGCCCGTGGAACTGGCCGCCCTGCACCACCCCGAGGCCCGCGCCCTTCCGTCAGACCCGGACGCGCTGGCCCGGCTGCGCGCGCTGGCCGCCGCCCACCCCGACCCGGCACTGGCCCGCTGCGCCGACATTCTGGAACACGGCCATGCCTGA
- a CDS encoding glycosyltransferase family 2 protein, producing the protein MSTDQHHAAVGSGHPLISVVVPSYNHGRYIGACLDSLMFQDYPKLEIVITDDASTDDSVAVIRRFLRDVAGATASYACRYDAAEDVIERAVHPRYARTGRRIVFLRAEANGGSTANYNRGLAHCTGEYCTFVPADDICHPQLFSALARPLLDDVADFAYADMFVVDDDMRILREFRLPEHSFDASFRNWYLCGVAKLYRRALHDRFGPFDETADADDHECFLRFALGGARFIHVPHTLYSVRSHEGRENGLHAPGRFARLLEHSKRLTLMAREREPAPPGAWREEMVSTVGPVTPDAPGVPGAQGANAPHPVAERVVLTDEERSFFTEGHGATAPQPPSDNDTEARRG; encoded by the coding sequence ATGAGCACGGACCAGCACCACGCCGCCGTCGGCTCCGGCCATCCGCTGATCTCGGTGGTGGTGCCCAGCTACAACCATGGGCGGTACATCGGGGCCTGCCTCGATTCGCTGATGTTCCAGGATTACCCCAAGCTGGAAATCGTCATCACCGACGACGCCTCCACCGACGATTCCGTGGCGGTGATCCGGCGCTTTCTGCGCGACGTGGCCGGGGCCACCGCCTCGTACGCCTGCCGCTACGACGCGGCGGAGGACGTCATCGAGCGCGCCGTGCACCCCCGCTACGCGCGCACGGGCCGACGCATCGTGTTCCTGCGGGCGGAGGCCAACGGCGGCTCCACGGCCAACTACAACCGGGGCCTTGCCCACTGCACGGGCGAGTACTGCACCTTCGTCCCGGCGGACGACATCTGCCACCCGCAGCTGTTCTCCGCCCTGGCCCGCCCCCTGCTGGATGACGTGGCCGACTTCGCCTACGCCGACATGTTCGTGGTGGACGACGACATGCGCATCCTGCGCGAATTCCGCCTGCCGGAGCATTCCTTCGATGCCTCGTTCCGCAACTGGTACCTGTGCGGGGTGGCCAAGCTGTACCGCCGCGCCCTGCACGACCGCTTCGGCCCCTTTGACGAAACCGCCGACGCCGACGACCACGAATGCTTCCTGCGCTTTGCCCTGGGCGGGGCGCGCTTCATCCATGTGCCGCACACCCTGTATTCGGTGCGCAGCCACGAGGGGCGTGAAAACGGCCTGCACGCGCCGGGGCGCTTCGCCCGGCTGCTGGAGCATTCCAAGCGGCTCACCCTGATGGCCCGCGAGCGGGAACCCGCCCCGCCCGGCGCGTGGCGCGAGGAGATGGTGAGTACGGTTGGCCCCGTCACACCGGACGCACCGGGCGTACCGGGAGCACAGGGCGCCAACGCCCCGCATCCGGTGGCGGAACGGGTGGTGCTGACCGACGAGGAACGCAGCTTTTTCACGGAAGGACACGGCGCGACCGCGCCGCAACCGCCGTCAGACAACGATACGGAGGCCCGCCGTGGGTGA